The sequence below is a genomic window from bacterium.
GGTCAGCGATAGCAGCCCCGTAGTTAGGGGTCGCCCCTACATCCCTTTAGAATCCCTTCACCTTGCCCGCCTTCGAATAGAGGTGCTTGACGCCGAACAAGGCCACGGCGACGGCGGCGGGGAGGATCCACCACTGTGATGCCATCCAAGTCGAATGCGTGTTGAGCATCATCAAGACCAGCGGCACGGACAGGTAGGTGTTGTGCTTGGAGCGGCTGCCGGCCATGGCGACGAGGGCCGCGTCCGGGGGCGTTCCGCCCTTGACCGCCGTGATGATTTTTTTCTGGGCCGGCCAGATGCGGAACCAGACGTTGAAGGCCATGATGGTTCCGAACATGGCGCCGATGTGAATAGCGTAGCCCCGGAAGCCGTATCCCAAGAACGTCAGCATCACGTAGACCAGTGCCGCGATAAGACCCACGCCGACGACGGCCAGGACCTCGTTCTTCTTCATGAGCTTGGTCAGAATTTCATAGAGGAACGGCGCCGCGAGAACCAACGCCAACCCGACGTAGCCGACTGCCGAGCCGACTCCGCTCGCGAAGGTGGCGCCGCCGTGATAGAAAACGAGGAGCAGGAGGAGGATTCCGGTCACCCACGTCCACACGGCGCCCCAGCGGAACCAGAACAAGGCGCGGGGCAGGAGCTCCGGAACCACCTTCTTCTTGGTCTCGCCGTCCATCGTGGCGGCGAAGGGGCCGTTGACCCAGTTGAAGAAATAAAGGAGCCCGATCCAAAGAACACCGGCGACGACATGGATCCAGCGGAAGATCGACTGCGTGACGTCCATCGCATCCATAAAACCCCCCAAAAAAAGAATGGTGAATGAAACGAGAGACCTTGCTCATACCACGAGTTTCCGATCGCGAATCAAGATCTTTTTGGTCGGATTAGTCGGGTTCATCCGCCCCGATGCCCAAGACGAGGGAGTTGGCGATTTCATCGGCGTCCAGGATTCCATTGCCGTTCAAGTCCTCGAACAGCCGGGCCGAACGTTTGACGTTCTCGACGATGATGGACCTTAGATCCGGGTTGTCGTCGTCATCGATCACGATGCTTCCGTCCGGCGAGACGGTGGCGCCGTCTAGGTCCACCCCTGCAAACCAGGCGTTCAAATCGAAACTGAAGAAGAGCAGAGTGACGGCGGGCGAGCCTTGGATGGCGAAGCCGTCCGGGCTGGCTGCCTCCAGCTTGAATCGATCATTCTGGTCAAGACGGACGGCGAAGGGAACTCCGTCAGATCGTGATCCTCGAACGATCAGGGCGTGTCCGATGATCGAATCATCCGGAAGGATTCCGGGCGGGACTTCTTCTCTTCGCAGTGGATCGAAATCGACCCCGATTTCGCAATAGTCGTCAGCGGGGACGGGAATTCGGTCAACGTCGGGGATGGAAGTGTTTGCCAAGAGATCGACAACGAAAGGCCCCGGAAACGAAAATCCCGACTCGATATTGAGATCGGGATTGGCGGCCTCGGCGAGGCAGGCCGAAAGGGGATCCATGTCCATGTTTCTCAACACGATCCGCGCCTCAGTCAGGAGGACGCCTCCCGTGACGGAAAGACCAAGGGCCGGCGAGATTCCTTCCGGGAGCCCGGCGAATTTGATCCCAACGGTCGTCGGATTGCCGGTGGACGTTCCCGAATTCGGCGAACATGCCCATGTCCCGAGAAGGACGAGAACGGACATTTTTTTGAAAAAGCGGTTCACCGAACGGCCTCGATTCTTTTCGTGACGGGGAAGAGTTGTATGTTCAGCTGGTAGATCCGATCCGGTCTCGCTTTTTCCGACTCGGCCTCGGCGAGGAGCGTATTCCGGAATTCCTCGATTCTTTTCTTGATGCGCGGCAAGTCCTCTTGCCTAAGCCCCACCGTCGCCGAGGTGACGTCGCGCTCTTCTCCCGGTACGGAGGAAAGCGATTGGGCCGCCAGCGTCATCATCGATTGGTGAAAATTGACCACAGCCAGCGATTTGACCTCCGCGGGGGTCGCAATGATCGGATCCGTCCTCTGCAGGAAGTCAGCCTTCTCCGCCTTCTTGATCAAGTTCAATTTGAGGAGGAGCTTGAGCGCGCGTTCGGCCTGCTCCTTCGAAATGGAGGGGAGAAGATTTTGGGAAATCCACTCCGGATCGGCCCGAAATCCCTCCAAGTCGATCATCTCACGGATGACGATGTGGAACCATTGCGTGTAAAAGCGGAAGATCTCCTTGGAGAGCTCGTGAATCTCGCGAAACTTGCGGCTCTTCGTCATGACCTGAAAGGCCATCGATTTGTCCTCGGGCGTCGCCGCCTGGTTGAAATCGACCAGGGCCGCGAAAAACTCGCCCTCCTGCTGGTTCATCTTGAGTCCACGGATGAACTTCCCCACGGTTCTGGGGGTTACGTTCCGTTTTCCATCGATCACGAGCTGCAGCATGTTCGGAGACGTGAAACCGGCCTTCTTGGAGAAGAAGCGGTGCGAGAAACCCCTCTGCACCTCCTTGAGATGGCGGTATAAGTCTCTCAGGAAGACCCGGTAATCTTCATAGAGAAAGATGTTTGGACGAGAATACATAAAAACGTATACATCTGTATACGATGTATTACATAATACATTTTAAATCCGATGGTTTATATATATCAAATCATTTTTCAATAAAATATTGAATACAATTAAGATTGCCATCCTCGAGCAAAGCGTGACAGGATTTTGAAAGACGAAGGAGGTCCGCCATGAAATATCCAAGTTTTGGTTTTCTCTTCTGCGGGACGACGATGGCCTTCCTGTCTCTCTCCCTTCTGGGTTCTTCCGGTTGCGGCAAGGTGACGGGGCAGGGGACGGCGGAGAAATACGAGGAGCTGTCGGCCGCCGTGTGCGATCCCTCGGCGGGTCCGTTTACCATCGAAATCGACAACCCATTCTTTCCGCTGCCTCCGGGACGAACGATCGAACTGGAGGGCGACGAGAACGGCGTCCAGGTCCACTTAACCTTTGCGGTCACGGATGAGACCGAGGAGGTCGCCGGAGTGATGACGCGGGTTGTGACCGAGACCTCTACGGAGAACGGAGAGGTGGTCGAGATCAGCCGAAATTTCT
It includes:
- a CDS encoding urate hydroxylase PuuD, giving the protein MDAMDVTQSIFRWIHVVAGVLWIGLLYFFNWVNGPFAATMDGETKKKVVPELLPRALFWFRWGAVWTWVTGILLLLLVFYHGGATFASGVGSAVGYVGLALVLAAPFLYEILTKLMKKNEVLAVVGVGLIAALVYVMLTFLGYGFRGYAIHIGAMFGTIMAFNVWFRIWPAQKKIITAVKGGTPPDAALVAMAGSRSKHNTYLSVPLVLMMLNTHSTWMASQWWILPAAVAVALFGVKHLYSKAGKVKGF
- a CDS encoding TIGR02147 family protein, giving the protein MYSRPNIFLYEDYRVFLRDLYRHLKEVQRGFSHRFFSKKAGFTSPNMLQLVIDGKRNVTPRTVGKFIRGLKMNQQEGEFFAALVDFNQAATPEDKSMAFQVMTKSRKFREIHELSKEIFRFYTQWFHIVIREMIDLEGFRADPEWISQNLLPSISKEQAERALKLLLKLNLIKKAEKADFLQRTDPIIATPAEVKSLAVVNFHQSMMTLAAQSLSSVPGEERDVTSATVGLRQEDLPRIKKRIEEFRNTLLAEAESEKARPDRIYQLNIQLFPVTKRIEAVR